A window of the Arachis duranensis cultivar V14167 chromosome 5, aradu.V14167.gnm2.J7QH, whole genome shotgun sequence genome harbors these coding sequences:
- the LOC107488600 gene encoding protein FAR-RED IMPAIRED RESPONSE 1-like, giving the protein MGGKAPKGILTAQCAKIQRAIELCMPTTIHRWCIWHIMKKIPRKINGYKGHIDIEQEMSHVVWNSYTKDAFDRNWNDFLTKYGLGGNKWLSEMYEDWHIWIPVYLDYHFWARMRSTQRRRAHSFFNKFITRNSSLRQFVKQHDNCLTSREQAERKFDAADFHTVILCTTKSSIEAQFQHVYTHEKFREVQAQFRGKVNCITRSMHSTLGFITYEVIEQVPNSTFNKFVITYDAVSRDVKCHCLLFESRGILCRHSLSVLSFERVHNVAPKYILERWSKNIKRRHTHIKSNQDESLLEPRSKRFDELVFRSHNICEFNSECEELIGILHRAFDKVMAEMEEYQERSKGKSLLTHEEATLSNVNDLQSPPRVKTRGQPKNRLGSNLEKRSQIPRRKRKRQLQAR; this is encoded by the exons ATGGGAGGGAAGGCACCAAAAGGTATTCTTACCGCTCAATGCGCAAAGATTCAAAGGGCAATTGAGCTATGcatgccaacaacaattcaccgcTGGTGTATCTGGCACATCATGAAAAAGATcccaagaaaaataaatggctACAAGGGACACATTGATATTGAACAAGAGATGAGtcatgttgtttggaactcgTACACAAAAGATGCATTTGACAGAAACTGGAATGATTTCCTCACAAAGTATGGTCTCGGAggcaacaagtggctttcag AGATGTACGAGGATTGGCATATATGGATTCCAGTTTACTTGGATTACCACTTTTGGGCcaggatgagaagcacacaaaggaggaGAGCGCATTCATTTTTCAACAAGTTCATCACACGGAATAGCTCCTTGAGACAATTCGTGAAGCAACATGACAATTGCCTCACAAGTAGAGAACAAGCAGAGAGAAAATTtgatgctgcagattttcacACCGTGATACTGTGCACAACAAAATCATCAATAGAGGCACAATTTCAGCATGTATATACCCATGAGAAGTTCAGGGAAGTTCAAGCTCAATTCAGAGGTAAAGTGAATTGTATCACAAGATCAATGCATTCAACCCTAGGTTTCATAACATATGAAGTCATAGAGCAGGTTCCCAACTCCACATTCAACAAGTTTGTCATTACCTACGACGCAGTATCACGAGATGTAAAGTGTCATTGCTTGCTATTTGAGTCTAGAGGCATATTGTGCCGCCATTCCCTAAGCGTCCTAAGCTTTGAGCGAGTGCATAATGTGGCACCGAAATACATATTAGAACGTTGGAGCAAGAACATAAAGAGGAGACatacacacatcaagagcaaCCAAGATGAATCTCTATTGGAGCCAAGAAGTAAGAGATTTGACGAATTGGTGTTTCGGTCGCACAATATATGTGAATTTAATTCTGAGTGTGAAGAGTTGATCGGAATTTTGCACCGAGCATTTGACAAGGTCATGGCTGAGATGGAAGAATATCAAGAGAGAAGCAAAGGAAAAAGCCTGTTAACCCATGAAGAAGCGACATTAAGCAATGTTAATGATCTTCAAAGCCCACCACGTGTCAAAACAAGAGGTCAACCCAAGAACAGACTTGGATCAAACTTGGAAAAAAGATCTCAAAttccaagaagaaaaagaaaaagacaactcCAAGCGAGGTAA
- the LOC107488601 gene encoding protein FAR1-RELATED SEQUENCE 5-like yields MGGGWVKRVVVGFEIRKGKKGGGWVKRVRVRKAEMLKQHRELSMFVRRTIKTHEEARIRLSKTYQSFVAAASSHRELGFIEKDVRNYITRKVQNIFEEDNAKEFRKHLVRMKEKNQNFFFELNLEGDHCIKHAFWADAKSRAAFDYFGDMVSFDTTYNTNRYNLVLGSFVGVNHHSQSTLLGCVMMKNEDIQSFKWLFEC; encoded by the exons ATGGGTGGTGGCTGGGTGAAGAGGGTAGTGGTGGGATTTGAGATTAGAAAGGGAAAGAAAGGTGGTGGCTGGGTGAAGAGGGTTAGGGTTAGAAAG GCTGAGATGCTTAAACAACATAGGGAGCTTAGCATGTTCGTGCGTCGCACCATTAAAACCCACGAGGAAGCCAGAATCAGACTGAgcaaaacttaccaatcatttgtGGCAGCAGCTAGCAGCCACCGTGAACTAGGTTTTATAGAAAAAGATGTAAGGAATTACATCACAAGGAAAGTACAGAATATTTTCGAAGAAGACAATGCCAAAGAATTTAGGAAGCACCTAGttagaatgaaagagaagaaccaAAATTTCTTCTTTGAGCTCAACCTTGAAGGTGATCACTGCATTAAACATGCATTCTGGGCTGATGCAAAAAGCAGGGCTGCATTTGATTATTTCGGAGACATGGTTTCATTCGACACCACCTATAACACAAATAG GTACAATTTGGTTTTAGGTTCTTTTGTTGGCGTGAATCACCACAGCCAGTCGACACTTCTTGGATGTGTGATGATGAAAAATGAGGAcattcaatcattcaaatggCTATTTGAGTGTTAG